From Caballeronia insecticola, a single genomic window includes:
- a CDS encoding methylated-DNA--[protein]-cysteine S-methyltransferase has protein sequence MNAFDAVIDAPFGKVGIRADDRFVREIVYLPDDTPAIAPHKPLAEEAAGQIRRYFDAPSMRFDLPLAIGGTAFQRRVWQGICGIAPGNVWTYGQLAREIGSVPRAVGQACGSNPLPIVIPCHRVVAAGGIGGFAHHPGEGFYRNVKRWLLAHEGVSIA, from the coding sequence ATGAATGCATTCGACGCCGTCATCGACGCGCCGTTCGGCAAAGTCGGCATTCGCGCCGATGATCGGTTCGTGCGCGAGATCGTCTATCTGCCGGACGACACGCCGGCGATCGCCCCGCACAAGCCGCTCGCCGAAGAAGCCGCCGGGCAGATTCGCCGCTACTTCGACGCGCCGTCCATGCGTTTCGACCTGCCGCTCGCGATCGGCGGTACCGCGTTTCAGCGGCGCGTGTGGCAGGGAATCTGCGGCATCGCGCCGGGCAACGTGTGGACCTACGGGCAGCTTGCGCGCGAGATCGGCAGCGTGCCGCGCGCAGTCGGCCAGGCGTGCGGCTCCAATCCGCTGCCGATCGTGATACCGTGCCACCGGGTGGTGGCGGCGGGCGGCATCGGCGGCTTTGCGCATCATCCCGGCGAAGGTTTTTATCGCAACGTGAAGCGCTGGCTGCTGGCGCATGAAGGTGTATCGATCGCATGA